Proteins from one Ricinus communis isolate WT05 ecotype wild-type chromosome 9, ASM1957865v1, whole genome shotgun sequence genomic window:
- the LOC8282422 gene encoding uncharacterized protein LOC8282422, whose translation MAKNRNKKKRSGDVSMDITEPTLSDIPQGMDTSESVPQKPVSGVTTRKVKGRPMKRSKNVRKMKAIAKAISKSEKSVEKVMKKDGKTARTQSAKLLYD comes from the exons ATGGCGAAGAAcagaaacaagaagaagagaagcGGCGATGTTTCCATGGACATCACCGAACCAACCCTTTCAGATATTCCTCAAG GAATGGACACATCGGAATCTGTGCCGCAAAAGCCGGTTTCCGGTGTAACTACAAG AAAGGTGAAGGGAAGACCAATGAAAAGATCAAAAAATGTTCGAAAGATGAAAGCTATAGCGAAAGCTATTTCAAAAAGTGAGAAGTCTGTTGAGAAAGTCATGAAGAAAGACGGCAAGACAGCCAGAACTCAATCTGCCAAGTTGCTGTATGACTGA